Proteins encoded together in one Passer domesticus isolate bPasDom1 chromosome 6, bPasDom1.hap1, whole genome shotgun sequence window:
- the POLR2L gene encoding DNA-directed RNA polymerases I, II, and III subunit RPABC5, translated as MIIPVRCFTCGKIVGNKWEAYLGLLQAEYTEGDALDALGLKRYCCRRMLLAHVDLIEKLLNYAPLEK; from the exons ATGATCATCCCGGTGCGGTGCTTCACGTGCGGCAAGATAGTGGGGAACAAGTGGGAAGCCTACCTCGGCCTTCTGCAGGCGGAGTACACGGAAGG AGATGCCCTGGATGCCCTTGGCTTGAAGAGATACTGCTGCCGCAGAATGCTCCTCGCCCATGTGGATCTGATTGAGAAGCTTTTGAATTATGCACCCCTGGAGAAATGA